From Clostridia bacterium, a single genomic window includes:
- a CDS encoding branched-chain amino acid ABC transporter permease: protein MKAPSSLGRLGPWAVLAGIALLAALPAVMHNQYYQNMLLLTFLFCVLGNGWNIMAGYAGYVSLGQSAFLGIGAYTAAILAVRWHVSPFLVAPLGGVAAALFALVVGLVVLRTRGHSFVIITIAFLFIMQIVALNWSGLTNGSTGITLPLPPFHKPWQTAPFYWYMLALAALSLWMSAWIRRTKFGMGLIAIREDEDKAGAVGINTTIYKVTAFMASVFLTGVAGGVYAYYLTFIDPIGMFSILVSVQTVLAAMLGGRGTVWGPVLGAFILEPLNEASYAYFGSNQSHLIVFGVAMILIVLFLPRGIIPTIGDWWTARTAAVRAASGRAQAAAAGEGDPA from the coding sequence ATGAAGGCGCCCTCCTCGCTCGGGCGACTCGGCCCGTGGGCCGTGCTCGCCGGCATCGCGCTCCTTGCGGCGCTGCCGGCGGTCATGCACAACCAGTACTACCAGAACATGCTCCTGCTGACGTTCCTATTCTGCGTCCTCGGCAACGGCTGGAACATCATGGCCGGCTACGCGGGGTACGTCTCGCTGGGGCAGAGCGCGTTCCTGGGGATCGGCGCGTACACGGCGGCCATCCTCGCCGTGCGGTGGCACGTCTCGCCGTTCCTCGTCGCACCGCTGGGCGGCGTGGCGGCGGCGCTTTTCGCCCTCGTGGTGGGGCTCGTCGTGCTGCGCACGCGCGGCCACTCCTTCGTGATCATCACCATCGCGTTCCTGTTCATCATGCAGATCGTGGCGCTCAACTGGTCCGGGCTGACGAACGGCTCCACGGGCATCACCCTGCCGCTGCCGCCGTTCCATAAGCCGTGGCAGACGGCGCCGTTCTACTGGTACATGCTCGCGCTGGCGGCGCTGTCCCTCTGGATGTCGGCGTGGATCCGCCGGACGAAGTTCGGCATGGGCCTGATCGCGATCCGCGAGGACGAGGACAAGGCGGGCGCAGTCGGGATCAACACGACGATCTACAAGGTGACGGCGTTCATGGCGAGCGTCTTCCTGACCGGCGTCGCCGGCGGCGTGTACGCGTACTACCTCACGTTCATCGACCCGATCGGCATGTTCAGCATTCTTGTCAGCGTGCAGACCGTCCTCGCGGCGATGCTCGGCGGGCGGGGCACGGTGTGGGGCCCGGTCCTGGGCGCGTTCATCCTGGAGCCGCTGAACGAGGCATCGTACGCCTACTTCGGCAGCAACCAGTCCCATCTCATCGTGTTCGGCGTGGCGATGATCCTCATCGTGCTGTTCCTGCCGCGCGGCATCATCCCCACCATCGGCGACTGGTGGACGGCGAGGACGGCGGCGGTGCGGGCTGCGTCCGGCCGGGCGCAGGCCGCGGCCGCGGGAGAGGGGGATCCCGCATGA
- a CDS encoding branched-chain amino acid ABC transporter permease encodes MHLLLQTVMLGVLIGGVYALLASGLTLIFGVMGIINVAQGALLILSAYIVWVVWGATGLDPMWISGVMGPVMFAVGYALYRLLIARVRGSHATMSVLLTFAIAVTLEGIMGLVWTGNFRSVTPPYFSKSLRVGEFFFPTAQVYGSVTAVAVLLLLYLVLSRTKAGRAIRATAQNRLAAQLVGVDADRVAAFTFALGAATAGVGGAILSVLYPFAPGSHYLWISRLLGIIVLGGMGSLPGAAAGAVILGVAETLTSTYISLKWATVVFYAVIFVVLLIRPQGLLGTRLREDVQA; translated from the coding sequence GTGCACCTGCTTTTGCAGACGGTCATGCTCGGCGTGCTGATCGGCGGCGTGTACGCGCTCCTGGCGTCCGGGCTGACCCTCATCTTCGGCGTCATGGGAATCATCAACGTGGCCCAGGGCGCGCTGCTGATCCTTTCCGCGTACATCGTGTGGGTGGTGTGGGGGGCCACCGGCCTGGACCCGATGTGGATCAGCGGGGTGATGGGGCCGGTCATGTTCGCGGTCGGCTACGCCCTGTACCGCCTGCTCATCGCTCGGGTGCGCGGGTCGCACGCCACCATGTCGGTGCTCCTGACGTTCGCCATCGCGGTCACCTTGGAAGGCATCATGGGACTTGTCTGGACGGGGAACTTCCGCTCGGTCACCCCGCCTTACTTCTCCAAGTCCCTCCGCGTCGGCGAGTTCTTCTTCCCGACTGCGCAAGTTTACGGCTCCGTCACGGCCGTGGCGGTGTTGCTTCTTTTGTACCTCGTGCTCTCCAGGACCAAGGCGGGCCGGGCGATCCGCGCGACGGCGCAGAACCGGCTGGCCGCGCAGCTCGTCGGGGTCGACGCTGACCGCGTCGCGGCCTTCACATTCGCCCTGGGCGCGGCCACGGCGGGCGTCGGCGGGGCGATCCTCAGCGTACTCTACCCGTTCGCTCCCGGTTCGCACTACCTATGGATCTCGCGGCTGCTCGGCATCATCGTGCTCGGCGGCATGGGCAGCCTGCCGGGAGCGGCCGCCGGCGCCGTGATCCTCGGCGTCGCGGAGACGCTCACGTCGACGTACATCTCGCTGAAGTGGGCGACGGTCGTGTTCTACGCCGTCATCTTCGTGGTGCTCCTCATCCGGCCGCAGGGGCTCCTGGGCACGCGGCTCCGAGAGGATGTGCAGGCATGA